One segment of Castanea sativa cultivar Marrone di Chiusa Pesio chromosome 3, ASM4071231v1 DNA contains the following:
- the LOC142627474 gene encoding uncharacterized protein LOC142627474, with amino-acid sequence MLESSSRPPWRIEPNCKEPNIAQKDYRAVEVTEKKEVPAAMWVVSAEPNFDQTENKISAIKEIKGPAEAFATAREPHYSPMPKEVRKEWTHDICQLTTQSEKNLNSYLQGKKHKAAYEAFKAKNQPNLVSASTAKNTE; translated from the exons ATGTTAGAATCAAGCTCTAGGCCTCCATGGAGAATTGAG CCAAATTGCAAAGAGCCTAACATTGCGCAGAAGGACTATAGAGCTGTGGAAGTAACAGAGAAAAAGGAAGTTCCTGCAGCCATGTGG GTAGTTTCAGCGGAGCCTAACTTTGATCAAACTGAGAACAAAATATCAGCCATTAAGGAGATTAAAGGACCAGCAGAGGCATTTGCAACAGCTAGAGAACCTCATTATTCCCCCATGCCTAAGGAAGTCCGAAAGGAGTGGACTCATGATATATGTCAGCTAACTACTCAAAGTGAGAAAAACTTAAATTCATACCTCCAAGGAAAGAAACACAAGGCCGCTTACGAGGCATTCAAAGCAAAGAACCAGCCAAACTTGGTCTCAGCTTCAACTGCAAAGAATACTGAGTAG